One Streptomyces sp. P9-A2 DNA window includes the following coding sequences:
- a CDS encoding ATP-binding protein, protein MSDVNRETVAPRAPLHQFTVPLSATRRGARLARLLAAEQLDAWGLPLDPDRLIVAELATNAVVHGRVPGRGFRLTLTVAAHGVLRIEVTDPGGEGLPTSWNAPSEPAESGYGLLLVEELADRWGVRSGPVPAKTVWAELGLDR, encoded by the coding sequence CTGAGTGACGTGAATCGAGAAACCGTCGCACCGCGCGCCCCACTCCACCAGTTCACCGTGCCGCTCTCCGCCACCCGCCGGGGTGCCCGTCTCGCCCGCCTGCTCGCCGCCGAGCAACTGGACGCCTGGGGGCTGCCGTTGGACCCGGACCGGCTTATCGTCGCCGAACTCGCCACGAACGCCGTCGTGCACGGCCGTGTCCCCGGCCGGGGCTTCCGGCTCACTCTTACGGTCGCAGCGCACGGGGTGCTACGCATCGAGGTGACCGACCCCGGGGGCGAGGGTCTACCCACGAGCTGGAACGCTCCCTCGGAACCTGCCGAGTCCGGCTACGGCCTGCTACTGGTCGAGGAGTTGGCCGACCGCTGGGGCGTACGCAGTGGTCCGGTGCCGGCCAAGACGGTGTGGGCGGAGCTGGGCCTCGACCGGTGA